Proteins from a genomic interval of Leptospira bandrabouensis:
- a CDS encoding GatB/YqeY domain-containing protein, translating to MTLQETINTDLKTALKAKDETVLGTLRLLKAEIQYELTKTGASELTDTAVMQILKSNFKRRKDTAVEYDKANRPDLSSKEIQEAEVISRYIPKEVSEEEISKAVEEAIGELNANGTQDMGKVMGKVMAKFKGQNIDGSKVSSLVKQALTAR from the coding sequence ATGACCCTGCAAGAGACGATCAATACCGATCTAAAGACGGCGTTAAAGGCCAAGGATGAAACCGTCCTAGGTACTTTGCGTCTCTTGAAAGCGGAAATTCAATATGAGTTAACCAAAACTGGTGCTTCCGAATTAACGGATACTGCAGTCATGCAGATCCTAAAAAGCAATTTCAAACGTAGAAAGGATACGGCTGTCGAATATGACAAAGCCAATCGTCCTGATTTATCGAGTAAAGAAATTCAGGAAGCAGAAGTCATCTCTCGTTATATTCCAAAAGAAGTCTCCGAAGAAGAAATCTCTAAGGCAGTAGAAGAAGCCATTGGAGAATTAAACGCAAACGGGACCCAGGATATGGGAAAGGTGATGGGTAAAGTAATGGCAAAATTTAAAGGACAAAATATAGACGGCTCCAAGGTATCCTCTCTCGTTAAACAAGCACTTACCGCCCGTTAA
- the tyrS gene encoding tyrosine--tRNA ligase codes for MKTERELNQELDTIRRGTVEIISEPELLEKIKSKPALTIKAGFDPTAPDLHLGHFVLLRKLKHFQDLGHEVCFMLGDFTAMIGDPTGKSETRKRLSKEEVLENSKTYQNQVFKILDPKKTKILYNSHWCSEMKFEDVLVLTSKYTVSRMLERDDFTKRHKAGTPISMIEFLYPLVQGYDSVAMKADVELGGTDQKFNMLVGRDLQREYGQKPQSVITLPLLVGLDGVKKMSKSLGNYVGVTEKPIDMYGKIMSISDDLMWNYFELLTDLPVSEMEKRKEGIRSKSLHPKEVKTELALLVMDQLHPEEENRKAVEEWTAIHNTKNRALPDEIPTETLDPSYFSEKPPLLVYVLSQLKFIPSVSEGRRLIQAGGLYLDEEKITDPGLTLEPGKEYLIRQGKKGKFLKIKT; via the coding sequence ATGAAAACTGAAAGAGAATTGAACCAAGAATTAGATACCATTCGCCGAGGAACTGTTGAGATCATCAGTGAGCCAGAACTTTTAGAAAAAATCAAATCCAAACCGGCACTTACCATCAAAGCAGGTTTTGATCCGACAGCTCCCGATTTACATTTAGGCCATTTTGTTTTACTCAGAAAATTAAAACACTTCCAAGACCTAGGTCATGAAGTTTGTTTTATGCTCGGTGATTTTACCGCTATGATTGGTGACCCAACGGGAAAATCGGAAACAAGAAAACGTCTTTCCAAAGAAGAGGTTTTGGAAAATTCCAAAACCTACCAAAACCAAGTTTTTAAGATTTTAGATCCCAAAAAAACCAAAATCCTTTATAACTCGCATTGGTGTTCGGAAATGAAGTTCGAAGATGTTTTGGTTTTAACATCTAAATATACTGTTTCTCGAATGTTGGAAAGAGACGATTTTACCAAACGCCACAAGGCAGGAACTCCTATTTCCATGATTGAATTTTTATACCCACTCGTACAAGGGTATGATTCGGTTGCCATGAAAGCGGATGTGGAACTGGGTGGAACGGATCAAAAGTTTAATATGTTAGTTGGTCGCGACTTACAGAGAGAATACGGACAAAAACCTCAATCTGTCATTACCTTACCTCTACTTGTGGGACTGGATGGTGTGAAAAAAATGTCCAAGTCACTTGGTAACTATGTTGGTGTGACTGAAAAACCAATTGATATGTACGGAAAAATCATGTCGATTTCGGATGATCTGATGTGGAATTATTTTGAATTACTCACCGACCTTCCCGTATCGGAGATGGAAAAAAGAAAGGAAGGCATTCGTTCCAAATCTCTTCATCCCAAAGAAGTCAAAACGGAGCTTGCTCTTCTTGTGATGGACCAACTCCATCCAGAAGAAGAAAATAGAAAAGCTGTGGAAGAGTGGACTGCCATTCACAATACAAAAAACCGAGCACTACCGGATGAGATTCCCACAGAAACTTTAGATCCTTCTTACTTTTCCGAAAAACCTCCACTTCTGGTTTATGTTCTATCTCAATTAAAATTCATTCCCAGTGTTTCGGAGGGGCGTCGGCTCATCCAAGCGGGTGGTTTGTATTTGGATGAGGAAAAAATCACTGACCCAGGCCTCACTTTGGAGCCGGGAAAGGAATACCTCATCCGCCAGGGCAAGAAAGGAAAATTTTTAAAGATTAAGACTTAA
- the rpoD gene encoding RNA polymerase sigma factor RpoD: MENLASLPEVQKIISIGKANREVSYDEINEILPDKILNSEKIDDVFTLLHEMGIEIVEEYSKKSLEESSSLTTTKEETTKETKEKPARKKRESNVSSSSEDPIRLYLKEIGKVSLISGETEVFLAKRIEKGEKIIEETILSSSILRQNFAKLIPKIKSKKIKVYDLVKVDKMYALNQEQADKLEKVFFENMELIQQDEKVLNESTNRIRKYSENSKKFKELKEKIDLSTGKIDEAIRKIGVSQKEIQKISQKIKSMVFRVKEIEKHFLKIKAKYGHDVREIKALNRFIEKNENLDEIEKMMGCDIDEVREVIKDIRNNERKLRRMEQEAGSPVGEIKDWGEKIIKGEREIAQAKRELVRANLRLVVSIAKRYANRGMHFFDLIQEGNIGLIRAVDKFEYKKGYKFSTYATWWIRQAITRAISDQARTIRVPVHMIEQVNKVIRETRLFVQEFGRDPSNDEIAERLGWPVQKVKAVKNVAREPISLEIPVGSEEDSELGDFIEDKEVISPLNSAASSILSEQIRQVLQTLPAREQKVIRMRFGLDDGYAQTLEEVGYQFKVTRERIRQIEAKALRRLRHPSRSKKLKDYID; the protein is encoded by the coding sequence ATGGAAAATCTAGCAAGCCTACCAGAAGTACAAAAGATCATCTCGATCGGAAAAGCAAATCGAGAGGTATCTTATGATGAAATCAATGAAATACTTCCGGATAAAATTTTAAATTCCGAAAAGATTGATGATGTCTTTACTTTGTTACACGAGATGGGGATTGAAATTGTAGAAGAGTATTCTAAAAAATCCTTAGAAGAATCAAGTTCCCTCACAACTACCAAAGAAGAAACAACGAAAGAAACTAAAGAGAAACCAGCACGTAAAAAAAGAGAGTCAAACGTTTCCTCTAGTTCTGAAGATCCCATTCGCCTTTATTTAAAAGAAATTGGTAAAGTATCCCTGATCTCAGGGGAAACAGAAGTCTTTTTAGCCAAAAGAATAGAGAAGGGTGAAAAGATTATCGAAGAAACAATTTTAAGTTCTTCGATCCTTCGCCAAAACTTTGCAAAACTCATTCCAAAAATTAAGTCTAAAAAAATCAAAGTTTATGACTTGGTAAAAGTGGACAAAATGTACGCACTCAACCAAGAGCAAGCGGACAAATTAGAAAAAGTATTTTTTGAAAACATGGAACTCATCCAACAGGATGAAAAAGTACTGAACGAATCCACAAACCGCATTCGTAAATATTCTGAAAATTCTAAGAAGTTTAAAGAACTCAAAGAAAAAATCGATTTATCCACTGGCAAAATTGATGAAGCCATTCGTAAAATTGGAGTTTCTCAAAAAGAAATCCAAAAGATCTCCCAAAAGATCAAATCAATGGTATTTCGTGTTAAGGAAATCGAAAAACATTTCCTTAAAATCAAAGCCAAATACGGACATGATGTTCGTGAAATCAAAGCTCTCAACCGTTTCATCGAAAAAAATGAAAACTTAGATGAAATCGAAAAAATGATGGGTTGCGATATTGATGAAGTCAGAGAAGTCATCAAAGATATTCGCAACAACGAAAGAAAACTCCGTCGTATGGAACAGGAAGCTGGTTCTCCTGTTGGTGAAATCAAAGACTGGGGCGAAAAAATCATCAAAGGCGAAAGAGAAATTGCACAAGCCAAAAGAGAACTTGTGCGAGCTAACCTTCGCTTGGTGGTATCCATCGCAAAACGTTACGCCAACCGAGGAATGCATTTCTTTGATTTGATCCAAGAAGGAAACATTGGTCTAATTCGAGCTGTTGATAAGTTCGAATACAAAAAAGGTTATAAATTTTCTACTTACGCCACTTGGTGGATTAGACAAGCCATCACTCGTGCGATTTCAGACCAAGCTCGTACCATTCGAGTTCCGGTTCACATGATCGAACAGGTGAACAAAGTGATTCGCGAAACTCGTCTTTTTGTCCAAGAGTTTGGTCGAGACCCATCCAATGATGAAATTGCCGAACGACTTGGTTGGCCAGTCCAGAAAGTAAAAGCCGTTAAAAACGTGGCACGGGAACCAATCTCACTTGAGATTCCTGTGGGTTCTGAAGAAGATTCAGAACTTGGAGATTTTATCGAAGACAAGGAAGTGATCTCTCCACTCAACTCAGCGGCGTCTTCCATTCTTTCCGAACAAATCCGTCAGGTTCTTCAAACCTTACCGGCTCGGGAACAAAAGGTCATTAGGATGCGATTTGGTTTGGATGACGGGTATGCACAAACTCTCGAAGAGGTGGGATACCAATTCAAAGTGACTCGGGAAAGGATTCGTCAGATCGAAGCAAAAGCACTTCGTAGGCTCCGCCACCCAAGTCGTTCCAAAAAACTCAAAGACTATATCGATTAA
- a CDS encoding polysaccharide deacetylase family protein, producing the protein MSLDPTNEEKEIQDIVHELSQDIEKDRLFAKKLKKLALVSALTFVGITVLVLCGYLLYLSLSVTKLETEVKEKERNLRELEQSLFSLMYQEQLREEYALAGDTEPDTELAKQVEENIQFLKEVSQNSKGRNILRGNESQKEIALTFDLATGEELPVLYNYIKEHKIKVTLFLSNERPSDINGSFFIRNNLDYIKKMAKTGSVEFGNHTWSHFNYQRSVTETSLKKRLVLEYLSKSVLDLPRMAEELKRVEDTFHSLTKQELKKYYRLPYGALSQLILDAHASLGYTDHIMWSNNSKGSLDLPDYISKQFLYKKTSKGKKEVVRNPHYKTGEETLTFLDNWEKADPNGMNGAIILMHLGGPRKFDKLIYILPTFIERMKEKGYKFVTLSEVLNDKKD; encoded by the coding sequence ATGTCTCTCGATCCGACAAACGAAGAAAAGGAAATTCAAGATATTGTTCATGAACTTTCACAGGATATCGAGAAAGACAGGTTGTTTGCAAAAAAACTAAAGAAACTAGCACTTGTCTCTGCTCTGACATTTGTCGGAATCACTGTCCTTGTTCTTTGTGGGTATTTACTTTATTTAAGTCTTAGTGTTACCAAACTCGAAACTGAAGTTAAAGAAAAGGAAAGGAACTTAAGAGAATTAGAACAATCTCTTTTTTCTCTTATGTACCAAGAGCAACTTCGGGAAGAATATGCTTTGGCGGGGGATACCGAACCCGATACAGAACTTGCCAAACAAGTGGAAGAGAACATTCAGTTTTTAAAAGAAGTCAGTCAAAACTCTAAAGGTCGAAACATCCTTCGAGGAAATGAATCTCAAAAAGAAATTGCGCTTACTTTTGATTTAGCAACGGGAGAAGAACTTCCCGTTTTATACAATTATATCAAAGAACATAAAATCAAAGTGACTCTATTTCTTTCCAACGAAAGACCTTCTGATATTAATGGTTCTTTTTTTATCCGTAATAATTTAGATTATATAAAAAAAATGGCAAAAACAGGCTCTGTGGAATTCGGAAATCACACTTGGTCCCATTTCAATTACCAAAGGTCTGTGACGGAAACCTCATTAAAAAAGAGATTGGTCCTAGAATATTTATCCAAATCGGTTTTGGATCTACCTCGTATGGCAGAAGAGCTAAAACGTGTGGAAGATACCTTCCATTCCCTCACCAAACAAGAGTTAAAAAAGTATTACCGACTTCCTTACGGAGCCCTTAGCCAATTGATTTTGGATGCCCACGCAAGTCTTGGTTATACCGATCATATTATGTGGTCCAATAACTCAAAAGGATCTCTTGATTTACCTGATTATATCAGCAAACAATTCCTTTATAAAAAAACATCCAAAGGTAAAAAGGAAGTGGTTCGAAATCCCCATTACAAAACGGGCGAGGAAACTTTAACCTTTTTAGACAACTGGGAAAAAGCAGATCCGAACGGAATGAACGGTGCCATCATCCTTATGCATTTAGGTGGGCCAAGAAAATTTGATAAATTGATTTATATCCTTCCTACCTTCATTGAACGAATGAAGGAAAAAGGATATAAGTTTGTGACTTTATCTGAAGTTTTAAATGATAAAAAGGATTAA
- a CDS encoding glycerol-3-phosphate dehydrogenase/oxidase, whose amino-acid sequence MNHLDERKQTLKQLETTNYDVLVLGGGATGSGTALDASLRGYKVALLEKQDFSAGTSSRSTKLIHGGVRYLAQFHFKLIYEALSERKRLLLNAPHLVKPLQFVLPTYVWWEKPFYSIGLTMYDILAGRSVVPGHERISKATALDYFASLKKKNLKGGISYYDAQFNDSRLNVTTVRAAKENGADVLSRVEVTSFLKDANGKIIGVTAKDLITKKKLNIKAKVVANTTGVWIDSLRKLDDPNAENVLAPSQGIHLVFDKSKLPCRTAMIIPKTADGRVVFVIPWEGKVLLGTTDTPIQKIEEEPLPLASEVEFLLKTGNDYLDTQLTKDDIESVFSGLRPLISTGDKKDTKSISREEAILVSDSGLVTMSGGKWSTFRKMAEDLTDKLISVGNLPAKMNCVTASFAFPGAEGYSKHLVAKIQTMYDLSYETAVRLVDAYGGEVSFILGKQPKEIKKGTGYFVEEIKHFVKKEFALSVTDVLSRRWRLVFLDLKLAESLAVPVANVLTKELGWKETEKKSSLNELLGHIKDLKKTIA is encoded by the coding sequence ATGAACCATTTAGATGAAAGAAAACAAACCCTAAAACAATTAGAAACAACGAACTACGATGTCTTAGTTCTTGGCGGTGGAGCCACTGGGTCCGGTACCGCACTCGATGCAAGTTTACGCGGCTATAAGGTAGCACTCCTAGAAAAACAAGATTTTTCGGCAGGAACCAGTTCTCGTTCTACCAAACTCATCCACGGTGGCGTTCGCTACTTAGCACAGTTCCATTTCAAACTAATTTACGAGGCTCTTTCGGAAAGGAAACGCCTTCTTTTAAATGCACCTCATCTTGTAAAACCACTACAATTTGTTTTACCAACTTATGTTTGGTGGGAGAAACCATTTTATTCCATTGGACTTACCATGTATGACATTCTTGCTGGTAGGTCAGTCGTTCCTGGACATGAAAGAATTTCCAAAGCTACCGCATTGGATTATTTTGCTTCCTTAAAAAAGAAAAATCTCAAAGGAGGAATATCTTACTACGATGCTCAGTTCAATGACTCAAGACTTAATGTCACTACGGTAAGAGCTGCCAAAGAAAATGGGGCTGATGTATTATCGAGAGTAGAAGTAACCTCCTTCTTAAAAGATGCAAACGGAAAAATCATTGGTGTGACTGCCAAAGACCTAATCACAAAAAAGAAATTGAATATCAAAGCCAAAGTGGTTGCCAATACCACTGGGGTTTGGATTGATTCCCTTCGCAAATTAGATGATCCGAATGCAGAAAATGTCCTAGCACCAAGCCAAGGAATCCATCTTGTTTTCGACAAATCAAAGTTACCTTGTCGCACGGCCATGATCATTCCAAAAACCGCAGACGGGCGTGTGGTCTTTGTCATCCCTTGGGAAGGAAAAGTTCTACTAGGAACGACAGATACCCCTATTCAAAAAATTGAGGAAGAACCTCTTCCTCTTGCTTCAGAAGTAGAATTTTTATTAAAAACCGGTAATGATTATTTGGATACTCAGTTAACCAAAGATGATATTGAATCGGTATTCTCTGGTCTACGTCCCCTAATCTCCACAGGAGATAAAAAGGATACAAAATCCATCTCGCGCGAAGAAGCCATTCTTGTTTCTGATTCAGGTCTTGTTACCATGTCAGGTGGGAAATGGTCTACCTTTCGAAAAATGGCGGAAGACCTTACAGACAAACTGATTTCAGTCGGGAATCTTCCAGCTAAAATGAATTGTGTCACTGCAAGTTTTGCCTTCCCTGGTGCCGAAGGTTATTCCAAACACTTAGTGGCCAAAATCCAAACGATGTATGACCTTTCCTATGAAACAGCAGTTCGTTTGGTGGATGCGTACGGTGGCGAAGTTTCCTTTATCCTTGGAAAACAGCCCAAAGAAATCAAAAAAGGTACGGGTTACTTTGTCGAAGAAATCAAACATTTTGTAAAAAAGGAATTTGCTCTCTCTGTGACTGATGTTCTATCCAGAAGATGGAGACTTGTATTTTTGGACTTAAAATTGGCGGAGTCTTTAGCAGTTCCTGTGGCCAATGTCCTAACCAAAGAGCTAGGTTGGAAAGAAACAGAGAAAAAATCTTCTTTAAATGAACTACTGGGTCATATTAAAGATTTAAAGAAAACAATCGCTTAA
- the rpsU gene encoding 30S ribosomal protein S21: MTPQVGIYLKEGESIEAALRRFKRDCANAGIMSEIKRREYFEKPSVVKKKAVEAAKRKRDKKKRLFAKKDKL; this comes from the coding sequence ATGACCCCACAAGTAGGGATTTATTTAAAAGAAGGGGAATCCATTGAAGCGGCGCTTCGTAGATTCAAAAGAGATTGTGCGAATGCTGGTATTATGAGCGAAATCAAACGTAGAGAATACTTTGAAAAGCCTAGCGTTGTGAAAAAGAAAGCTGTGGAAGCAGCCAAACGCAAACGAGACAAAAAGAAAAGACTATTCGCTAAAAAAGATAAACTTTAA
- the dnaG gene encoding DNA primase, with protein MNPYQSFKERVRREVSIDSYINRFVPLRRMGRNLVGICPFHNEKTPSFNVNAEGGFYHCFGCKASGDLFRFVMDYQKVDFLKSLEILSDYSGIPLVERTKEEEESERKKEALYQVSQKALEYFQKNLNTQSGEVALKYLESRGLYTEDLKVFKIGFGLPGFGNLRTELFKTEAEVKLGEQLGLLKRQDQNKDPYDFFRNRIMFPVIDTRGRVIAFSGRILGESEEAKYINSPNSLIYDKSRTFYNLNLSQDSIRKTREAVIVEGVFDAIGLFRKGIEFVVAPLGTGFTEGHVRILKNMADKVYLMMDSDKAGTKGAFRAVNLLSKEGVSVKVCHIPEGKDPFDYSLHHNKQEIRDLLESAAPASQFMIREILAGAGPTSLAEEKQAGVKKLFEFLKPMEKETDKQVYLEEGARQLGLSFSSLFQDFRGKPGVTSTPSPVDTKKERSVTKPGKLAPILVCERKMIAMLIQNMELFSFADDLLGLEFRDEVSAFFWDYLYTKYLQNENLTAAEILSREEIPSDYLGMIAEHFTADESTTPGLFKGMFLYHADLLDDARMEELVKEMAKPDLTIEEKNNLLSELSLLKSEKNKRSVYLRTIQTLEV; from the coding sequence GTGAATCCTTACCAAAGTTTTAAAGAAAGAGTTCGCAGAGAAGTCTCCATTGATTCTTATATCAACCGGTTTGTACCTTTACGTCGTATGGGAAGAAACCTCGTTGGAATTTGTCCTTTCCATAATGAAAAAACTCCGTCTTTCAATGTAAATGCCGAAGGTGGCTTTTACCATTGTTTTGGGTGTAAGGCTTCCGGTGATTTGTTTCGGTTTGTGATGGACTACCAAAAGGTGGACTTTCTCAAATCGTTAGAAATTCTTTCTGACTACTCTGGAATTCCCCTTGTAGAAAGAACCAAAGAAGAAGAAGAATCAGAACGAAAAAAAGAAGCCCTCTATCAAGTTTCACAAAAAGCCTTAGAATACTTTCAAAAAAACTTAAACACACAAAGTGGTGAAGTGGCTCTCAAGTATTTAGAATCTCGCGGATTGTACACAGAAGATTTGAAGGTTTTTAAAATTGGATTTGGACTTCCTGGGTTTGGAAATTTACGGACGGAACTTTTTAAAACTGAAGCCGAAGTAAAACTTGGCGAACAGTTAGGTCTTCTCAAACGACAAGACCAAAACAAAGATCCTTATGATTTTTTTCGCAATCGCATTATGTTTCCTGTGATTGATACAAGGGGCAGAGTGATTGCCTTTTCCGGTAGGATCCTCGGCGAATCAGAAGAAGCCAAATACATCAATAGCCCTAACTCACTCATTTATGACAAAAGTCGCACGTTTTATAATTTAAATTTGAGCCAAGATAGCATTCGAAAAACAAGAGAAGCTGTCATCGTGGAAGGAGTGTTTGATGCCATTGGACTTTTCCGGAAAGGAATTGAGTTTGTGGTAGCACCGCTCGGAACAGGATTTACGGAAGGGCATGTTCGGATTCTAAAAAACATGGCGGACAAAGTGTACTTAATGATGGATTCGGACAAAGCAGGAACGAAAGGTGCTTTCCGTGCTGTGAATCTCCTTTCGAAAGAAGGTGTTTCGGTAAAAGTCTGTCATATCCCGGAAGGAAAAGATCCTTTTGATTATTCCCTCCATCATAACAAACAAGAAATCAGAGATTTATTGGAATCGGCAGCACCTGCCTCCCAATTTATGATCCGTGAGATCCTTGCGGGAGCAGGTCCCACTTCTTTGGCAGAGGAAAAACAGGCAGGTGTCAAAAAACTTTTTGAATTCCTAAAACCAATGGAAAAGGAAACAGACAAACAGGTCTATTTAGAAGAGGGGGCTCGCCAGCTCGGACTTTCATTTTCTTCGCTTTTTCAGGATTTTCGGGGCAAGCCGGGTGTAACTTCGACCCCCTCTCCGGTCGATACTAAAAAAGAACGTTCTGTGACCAAACCGGGAAAACTAGCTCCCATTTTGGTTTGTGAACGTAAGATGATCGCAATGCTCATCCAGAATATGGAACTATTTAGTTTCGCTGATGATTTGCTTGGCTTAGAGTTTCGAGATGAAGTATCTGCTTTTTTTTGGGACTATTTATATACGAAGTATTTGCAGAATGAGAACCTAACAGCTGCAGAAATTCTTTCGAGGGAAGAGATTCCTTCGGATTACCTGGGGATGATTGCCGAACATTTTACGGCCGATGAATCGACAACACCAGGACTGTTTAAGGGTATGTTTCTTTACCATGCGGATTTGTTGGATGACGCAAGGATGGAAGAACTTGTCAAAGAGATGGCCAAACCTGACTTAACGATTGAAGAAAAGAACAATCTTTTGTCAGAACTTTCACTTTTAAAAAGTGAAAAAAATAAGAGATCCGTGTATCTCCGAACGATCCAAACGTTAGAAGTATAA
- a CDS encoding NADase-type glycan-binding domain-containing protein, translated as MSLNHSTYFSLNLFRRNSIRILSPFLFILVFLCQCKGSEKQFDYSRTQSVGQVSPEEPWKFSPEFALDTKTTTAFCANTKEVGSGFTLYLQSYSQFSALQILNGFHKSAVDLKSNDIIKKLRITTFDMETEDLKSKLKIKSTMDLELNRPKFGKSGFQVLDLDSTFQGNVIRLEILETYGLGSTGRVCISELQLGEIKKDSFVSYPWVSFDKIKRTIEQFGKAERHFAGFRQLVLANEKGTILFYDQGTILPVFFKADQTFSFSEMYGEGDPLGFLPSIVGTYTILQSSEEGLELNLSYYDGGGIERNISWIFKRAEVGDEDYENFKTKLGTRFSEVFNPKTHYLLVLKEKESGRTFYHYELPKPK; from the coding sequence ATGAGTCTGAACCACTCCACTTATTTTTCTTTAAACCTTTTCAGAAGAAATTCCATTCGAATCTTATCTCCATTCCTCTTTATATTAGTTTTCCTTTGCCAATGTAAAGGATCAGAAAAACAGTTTGATTACTCTCGAACCCAAAGTGTAGGGCAAGTGAGCCCTGAAGAACCTTGGAAATTCAGTCCCGAATTTGCATTGGATACCAAAACTACCACGGCATTTTGCGCCAATACAAAAGAAGTTGGCTCCGGGTTTACTTTATATTTACAATCTTATTCGCAGTTCTCCGCTTTACAGATATTAAATGGATTTCATAAGTCTGCAGTTGATTTAAAATCAAATGATATTATTAAAAAGCTTAGAATCACAACATTCGATATGGAAACGGAAGACTTAAAATCCAAATTAAAAATCAAATCAACAATGGATTTGGAACTAAACAGACCCAAATTTGGGAAATCGGGTTTTCAAGTTTTGGATTTGGATTCCACGTTTCAAGGGAATGTGATTCGTTTGGAGATTTTAGAAACCTATGGTTTGGGTTCAACGGGACGTGTTTGTATTTCCGAACTGCAATTGGGAGAAATAAAGAAAGATAGTTTTGTTTCTTATCCTTGGGTCTCTTTTGACAAAATCAAAAGAACCATTGAACAATTTGGAAAAGCAGAAAGACATTTTGCCGGCTTTCGGCAACTAGTTTTGGCAAATGAAAAAGGAACCATTTTATTTTATGACCAAGGAACCATCCTTCCTGTTTTTTTTAAGGCCGACCAAACCTTTAGTTTTTCAGAAATGTATGGAGAAGGAGATCCTTTAGGTTTTTTACCATCCATTGTGGGAACTTATACCATCCTCCAGTCTTCAGAGGAAGGACTAGAGTTAAATTTAAGTTATTACGATGGTGGTGGTATCGAAAGAAATATTTCTTGGATTTTTAAACGTGCGGAAGTGGGGGATGAAGATTATGAAAATTTCAAAACCAAACTGGGAACTCGGTTTTCAGAAGTGTTTAATCCCAAAACACACTACCTTCTTGTTTTAAAAGAAAAGGAATCAGGAAGAACTTTTTATCATTATGAGCTACCGAAACCAAAGTAG